The Agromyces hippuratus genome has a window encoding:
- a CDS encoding TetR/AcrR family transcriptional regulator produces MNTNPRVEATRARILNAALDAFVLDGYTGASTDVIAAAAAASKQTVYKYFGDKEGLFRALISDVVDRVHDSIVRLDIDAYADGEAVVRALARLLSDSVLDRRVQRFRRLVIAEAARFPDIGRAYYEGAFEHTIGHMADLLASASERGWLHIEEPRIAANQLAGLLLWIPSNRIMMTGRFDAITEAEVESGLESGVRVFLAAYRD; encoded by the coding sequence ATGAACACCAACCCACGGGTCGAGGCGACGCGAGCTCGCATCTTGAACGCCGCTCTGGACGCATTCGTGCTCGACGGGTATACCGGTGCGAGCACCGACGTCATCGCGGCGGCGGCAGCAGCTTCGAAGCAGACCGTCTACAAGTACTTCGGCGACAAGGAGGGGCTCTTCCGGGCGCTGATCTCCGATGTCGTCGACCGGGTTCACGACTCGATCGTGCGCCTCGACATCGATGCCTACGCCGATGGGGAGGCGGTCGTGCGAGCACTCGCCCGACTCCTGAGCGACTCGGTGCTCGATCGTCGGGTGCAACGATTCCGCCGGCTCGTCATCGCCGAAGCTGCACGCTTTCCCGATATCGGCCGCGCCTACTACGAGGGGGCGTTCGAGCACACGATCGGGCACATGGCCGATCTGCTGGCCAGCGCGAGCGAGCGCGGCTGGCTGCACATCGAGGAGCCGCGGATCGCGGCGAATCAGCTGGCAGGGCTCCTGCTCTGGATCCCGAGCAACCGCATCATGATGACCGGGCGGTTCGACGCGATCACCGAAGCCGAAGTCGAGTCCGGGTTGGAATCCGGCGTCCGCGTGTTCCTCGCGGCGTATCGGGACTGA
- a CDS encoding class I SAM-dependent methyltransferase: protein MSDAEDDGVESEPTAQAAYAERLRSLERRGIRRVVDVQAPYRWNLRRLHLGRVLDVGCGLGRNLVNLGADSVGVDHNAESIRIARERGLAAYTPQEFADLATPPASFDTLLYAHVLEHMDTAAGLRLIREYLPYLREDGRLCVITPQERGYRSDATHVRFVDFASIREVVDEVRMTTEREFSFPFPRFIGRVFPYNEFVVVAGRG, encoded by the coding sequence ATGAGCGATGCGGAAGACGACGGCGTCGAGTCGGAACCCACGGCTCAAGCTGCCTATGCGGAGCGACTCCGATCGCTCGAGCGTCGAGGCATCCGTCGTGTCGTCGACGTCCAGGCGCCCTACCGGTGGAACCTGAGACGACTCCACCTCGGGCGCGTGCTCGACGTGGGGTGCGGGCTCGGGCGCAATCTGGTGAACCTCGGTGCCGATTCTGTCGGTGTCGACCACAATGCCGAGTCGATCAGGATCGCACGTGAGCGCGGGCTCGCTGCGTACACGCCGCAGGAGTTCGCCGATCTCGCAACGCCGCCGGCGTCGTTCGACACGCTGCTGTACGCTCACGTGCTCGAGCACATGGATACTGCAGCAGGTCTCCGCCTGATCCGCGAATACCTGCCGTATCTGCGCGAGGACGGCCGGCTGTGCGTGATCACGCCTCAGGAACGCGGATACCGCTCGGATGCCACGCACGTGCGTTTCGTCGACTTCGCCTCGATTCGCGAGGTCGTCGACGAGGTGCGAATGACCACTGAGCGCGAGTTCTCGTTCCCCTTCCCCCGATTCATCGGACGCGTGTTTCCGTACAACGAGTTCGTCGTCGTGGCCGGCCGCGGTTGA